GGGGATGGTCGGCTTATCCCCCTGCTCGCTGAGCAGGTATACCTTCTGCCCGGAGGACAGTGCCGTTCCCGCCGCGGGGTACTGGCTGACCACGGACGGGCCGCCGCCGACGCTTTCGAAGTCAAAGCCCTGGTCTATTAGCTCTTCTTTGGCCGATTTCATATTCTGCCCAACCAGATTCGGAGTCTTTCGCACGGAAGCGGCCGCTGTCTGCGCTTTGCCCGCTTTCTTGTCTTTCTCCGTGTAGACCTTGGGCACTCCCATATATTCAAGCGACTGAGAAACAATCTTCTTGAACACCGGCGCGGCGGCCGTGCCTCCGCCGACTTCAGCGTTCGGCTCATCGATGATGACGATGACGGCAATCTTCGGATCATTCACGGGGGCGTAACCGATAAAAGAGACCAGAACCTTGGAATTGTCGTAATTTTGGCCTTCAACCTTGATGGCCGTTCCTGTCTTGCCGGCTACGCGATAGCCTTCAATATAAGCATGGCGGCCGGTTCCGATTTCCTGGTCGGCGACCACTTGCTCAAGGTAGCTTCCCGTCTTCTTGGCAGTCTCCGCCGAGATCACCTGCCGCACAACTTCCGGCTTCGTGACGGTGACTTTGCCGGTATTCGGGTCAGCGATTTCCTTGACCATATGAGGCTTCAGCAGCTTGCCGCCGTTGGCAACGGCCGATACTGCCGCAAGCTGCTGAATCGGCGTAACCTGCACTTTCCCGTGACCATAAGCAAGAGTAGCGAATTCGACCGGCCACTCCGGTGTTATTCTTCCTTTGACCTCTCCTGGGAGGTCGATGCCGGTCTTTTCATCGAAACCAAAATTATCAATATATTGTTTAAGCTTGTCCTGTCCGAGCATCTCATAGCCGAGCTTGACAAAAGCCACGTTACTGGATCGCTTGACACCTTCCAGATAGGTGATCTGTCCCCAGCCTGCGCGTTTAATGTCGTGGAGAGGTCTGCTGTATCCTTTAATCCGAATCTGGCCCGACTGAAACTTCGCGTTCGGATCGAACAGCTTCTCCTGCACCGTCCCGGCCAGTGTGACGATTTTGAACGTTGACCCCGGCTCGTAGATGGACTTGATCGCATGGTTATAAAAATCGCCCTGATCCTGTGTCTTCCAGTATTCGTTAGGATTGAAGGTAGGCAGATTAGCCATGCCCAAAATCTCCATCGTGTTCGGATCGGCGGCGATTACCGTCATGCTCTTCGGCTGGTATTCGTCATAGGCTTCCTTCATCGCGTCTTCGATGTAATACTGGATCGTACTGTCAATCGTCAGCCTCAATTTGTCGCCGTTGACGACAGGCTTGTACGTTTCTGCGGCATCGGGAAGCTTGACGCCCTTGCCGTCGCTCTGGTAATCAAGATAACCGTCAGTACCCTTAAGCAGCTTGTCATAGAAGTATTCCAGCCCGGCTACGGCTTTGCCGTCACGGTCCGTATACCCGAGAACATGGGCCGCCAGCGAGTCTTTGGGATAGTACCGTTTCTGGTCCTTGACCCAACCGACGCCGGTTTCGCGGATATCATGCTCCTTCTCCAGCTTCTTCGCGAACTCGGTAATCTTGTCGGCAACTTCCTGATCGACCTTCCAGCCTTCGTTGCGGACCTCGCGGTTCTTGTATAAATTGCCGTCCTTGTCCTTGGCATCAATCAATTCTTCAAGCTCCGATACCGGCTTGTTCAAGATCCCATGTAGTCCCTCTACTACCTCGTCCCGGATGCCCTGCTCCTGAATCACGTCGGGCTCCACGACTACCGTATAGGCGGGCACGTCGCTGGCAAGCATGCTGCCGTTGCGGTCGGTAATTTGTCCGCGCTGTGCTCTGATGATCGTCGTATGCGCCCAAGTGTCCGCGGCCCTTTTTTGCCAGAAGTCCCCCTGCAGCACCTGAATCCAGAATACCCGTCCGACCAGAACAAGAAAAAAGAGGGTAATACATCCCCCTATGAACAGTGAACGAAGCTTTATTCTTTTTATCATACGCGAACCTCACAACCTCTATTTTACAATCCTGACGGCCGCTTCCGGCTCATTTCAAACCCGGCTGGGCATTAGTTGTTCCGGGATACGGTGATGCTATCTTCCGGCACGCTGTAACCTTGTTCCCGGGCTTTCATTGCCACCTGCTGCTCAAGATCCTGCTTCTCTTTCTGATAGACGGCAATCTGCTTCTTGGCCTTTGAAATCTCCGTATCCAAGTCTTGCGCCTGCTTGTTCAAATCGTAAATGTGGACGTAGCGCCATACCAGAACGCTGGACACAAGGACGAATAAGGCAAGAGTCAGCAAATACAGAAGCTTTTCCTGCATAGGGAGCGTCGTTCGCCTTGTGACTACTTTAGTCTTTTCGCGGTAGCGCGGATTAACTTTCTGTTCCCTTTGTTGCTGCACTGCCAAATTGCCGCGGGTATACGCCATCTCTGACTCTCCTTTTATCGTCTTTTACAATTTCTCCGCAATGCGCAGCTTGGCAGAACGGGCGCGAGGATTAAGTTTAAGTTCCTCTTCGCCGGGTATAAGCGGCTTGCGATTGATCAGTTTCACCTGGCCTTTCCCGCCGCACACACATAGCGGAAAATCCGGCGGGCACGTACAGCGGCCCACATAGCTGTTCAGGATTTGCTTGCAAATCCGGTCCTCCAGGGAATGGAACGTAATCACGGAAACTCTGCCTCCGGGAGCAAGACACCGCACAGACGCATGCAGGGCCTCTTCAAAAGCGCCCAATTCGTCGTTAACGGCAATGCGCAGCCCCTGAAAGCTTCGTTTGGCGGGATGTCCGCCCGTCCTGCGCGTCGCGGCCGGAATTGCCTCCTTGATTATATCGGCTAATTCCCCCGTACTTTCAATAGGGCGCACCGCTCTTCGCTCCACAATTTTTCCCGCGATCCGCCTGGAGAACTTCTCCTCTCCGTATTGGAACAGCACGCGCGCGATTTCCCGCTCCGGCCAAGTATTGACGATTTCGGCAGCAGTCAATTCGGCGCTCCGGTCCATCCGCATATCGAGCGGAGCGTCATGGTTGTAACTGAAACCGCGCTCTCCTTCGTCAAACTGCGGGGAGGAAACACCGAGATCGAACAGAATTCCGTCCACCTGGGGGACGCCGTCTATCTGCGGAACCGCCTGCAAAGACCCCAACACTTCCTCCAAATCCCGAAAATTCGTCTTGACCAAAATAACTTTGTCTCCGAAGGCGGCCAGCTTTTCCCTGGCGTTATCCAAAGCCCAATCATCCTGATCAAGAGCGATCAGCCGTCCCTTGCTGCCCAAGCGGGAAGCGATCAGGGCGCTGTGCCCGGCTCCTCCGAGCGTACAATCCACATAGATGCCGTCTTCTCTGACGCGCAAGCCTTCCGTTGCTTCTTCCTTCAGAACCGTGATGTGATGAAACAAGCTGCAGCCCTCCAAACAGTATTCGGTAAATAATTATAAATCAAAGTTGAAATCCACCAGCTTCTCGGCGATTTCGTTGAACGACGCCTCCGACTGCCCGAAGTACTGTTCCCAAAGCTCCTTGTTCCAGATTTCCACCCGGTTCGATACGCCCAGAATGACACATTCCTTGTCCAGCTTCGCATACTCTCGCAGATTGGCCGGCAGAGTTACCCTGCCCTGCTTGTCCCACTGGCATTCCGTCGCTCCCGAGAAAAAGAAACGGCTGAACGCGCGGGCGTCGGACTTCATCAGCGGCAGACTTTTCAGCTTTTGTTCCATGATTCCCCATTCATCCATGGGATAAACGAAAAGACAGGAGTCGAGTCCGCGGGTCGCCACAAAAGAGGCTCCGAGCAGTTCACGAAATTTAGCCGGTATAATGATACGGCCTTTATCGTCAATGCTATGCTGGTATTCCCCCATAAACATTGGCTGCCCACTCCTTAATCCCCTCGGGTCCCCACTTCCCCCCACTTTTCACCACTTAAGCATAATAGATTCGTCGCCAAAAATCAAAAACCTTTTTCCGTTTAAAGGCAATTTCTTCCTGCGGCAAACTCTCCTCCAGCATGTCTATATTTGGCGGAAAATACGTTGGCAAGCGCCATGCGACATCAAACGGGGCATACCCTATCGAACCCGGATGAAAGACCTCTGCCGAAAAACCGCAGGTCACCGCTCAGGAAGGAGTTACAGGGGCAAATTTATCGAAGCAGATGATGGAATCGAGCTTTATGTCGAAGAGACCGGTCAGAGGCTTACTGTCACGAAAATCCGGAAAAATAAAGGCTTCTTCGAGTTTCCAGACCTCCACCCGGCCGCAAAAAAGCACCTCGCGCCAATGCAGGATTGGCCAAGGTGCCGTTGCTCGTTAAAGCTACTATTTTCGCCCCAAATTAATCGTTCAGATTCCAGCTGTCAAGATAAGCGACCTGTTCCGGTGTCAGGGAGTCAATGCCAAGCCCCATGCTTTCCAGCTTGTAGCGGGCCACCTGCTCGTCCAGTTCGTAAGGAACATTTTCGACTTTAACGCCGATCTCGCGGTAGCTGTCATTCACATATTTCAGCGAGAGCGCCTGAAGCGCAAAGGTCATATCCATGATTTCGGCCGGATGGCCATCCGCCGCGCCCAGGTTGACGAGCCGCCCTTCGGCCAGCAGGTACAGCTTGCGACCGTCCTTCAGCTGATACTCCTCGATGTTTTTACGGACAACACGCTGCACTGCCGCTCTTTCCGCAAGCTCCGGCTTGTTAACCTCCACATCAAAATGGCCGGCGTTGCACATAATGGCTCCATCCTTCATCACATCGAAATGCTCGCCGCGGATGACGTAACGGTTGCCCGTTACGGTAACAAAGAAATCGCCCAGCTTGGCTGCTTCCACCATCGGCATGACATGGAAACCGTCCATATGCGCCTCAACCGCCTTGATCGCGTCGACTTCCGTGACGACAACGTTGGCGCCGAGCCCTTTGGCCCGCATCGCCACACCCTTGCCGCACCAGCCGTAACCGACGACAACGACCGTTTTGCCCGCCACCATCAGGTTAGTCGTGCGGATGATGCCGTCCCAGGCAGATTGTCCGGTTCCATAACGGTTATCGAACAAATGCTTGCAGTATGCATCGTTGACGGCAACCATCGGGAACTTCAGGATGCCTTGTTTTTGCAGAGCCTTCAGCCGGATAATACCGGTAGTCGTCTCCTCCGCCCCGCCGCGGATGTTCTCCATCAGGTCGGGCCGTTCGGAATGCAGCAGCGTCGCAAAATCGCCGCCATCGTCGATAATGAGATCAGGCTTGCTTTCCAGCGCCTTGATGTTGAGCGCCTTAAATTCCTCGGGGGTCGGATTATACTTTGCAAATACGGTAATGCCGTCTTCCACCAACGCGGCGCATACATCGTCCTGCGTGGAAAGGGGATTCGAGCCGGTAATCGTAACCTCCGCTCCGCCGGCCTGAACGACTTTGGCCAAATAAGCGGTTTTCGCTTCCAAATGCAGCGTAATCGATACTTTCAGCCCTTTGAACGGCTGCTCCGCTTCGAATTGCTCTCGGATACGGTTCAATACGGGCATATGCTGGCGAACCCAATCGATTTTGAGATGCCCCTCGGGAGCGAGCGACATATCGGCTACGATACTTTTTTGCCGGGATAAAGAACTCATTGAATAACCTCCTGATTATCGTATGTTGTTATTTCGTTTACATATATATAATGCGATGCGTTCCGCTGTAATCCGCTGGAATCTCCATCAATCCGTCCAGCCAGGAAAGGCCGTACCGGTTCAAATAATACATGATATTATAAACTCGTTCCTGGAGTCTGCCCAGAGGCATTAGCGAACGTTCAATCCGCTCCCACTGCCGCAGCGCGGCTTCGCTCTGCTTGGCCATCGCATCTTCCACTTTACTTTGCAAAAAGGAAATCTGATCCAGTATTTTCTCTTTGTTGCTTCCACCCAGCTTGATCAGACCGGCCTGGACCGTGCCGATTTGTTCGATAAGGGGATCGTACATGGCGGCAAAAGCAGCCTTGGTCTCTTCAAACCGCCTGCCAAGCTCCAGCTCATCCTGAGCCTCCAGCCACCGGCGCTTCTTTTCTTCGAGGCCTTCCAGAACATCGCCGAAAGTCAGCCCGTACTTCTCCAAGTGCTTGTGCAGCGTACCTTCTATAATGGTAAAAGACATGCGGGGAATGATCAGCGGCATCCGCAGTCCCATCTGACCAAAAGCCCGGCCCGTAATCCCCCAATACGATATCTCGCCCTGTCCCAGCACGGTTGCCAGTACAGGCAGAAGATAATCCTGCATAAGCGGACGGGTCAGCACGTTATTGCTGAAGCGTTCGGGATGGCGGTCCAGAAGGTCCAGCAGTTCTTCGCGGGAAAAAGATACCGTCCCCTTGCGGTCCGTGAATACGCCGTCCTTCTTGATCAGCAGCAGCCGCGCGCCTTCATGAATGTAAAAAAGGTTCGCTCCGCCCTCCGCCACATCGGCCTGAAGCTGAAATCCCGCATCCTTAATATCGGCTGCCGTCTTATGGTAGGCGGCTTCGAGAACCTCATTGTTCTCGATCAGCGAGCGGAAGAACGGCTGTTCCAGCCGCCGCAGCGCCGGGTCCGCCGAATCCAACAGCACAAGACCGAATTTGCCGAACAGCGAGCCCATGATTTCTGCAAAAGCAGCGCTCATGCTGCTCTTACGGGCGGCGGTCCGTATAAGCTCCATCATTTCCGCCTTAAATTCACTTTCTTGAAGCAGCTCTTCCAGCTGTTGAAGTGACTGTCCCCAATGCTCCTGCCCTACTTCAATATGGCTGACCGAGGAACGTCCCGTTTCCGGAGCCTCGATTTTCAACTTCGTTACTTCCACCGAACGGTTCAGCAAATACGTATGATTGACCTCGTCCCAGTCGTGGTCCTCTCCGGCAATCCAGAACAGCGGCACGACCGGCCGGTCCAGCTCCCGGCTCGCATCTTTTGCGGCAAGGATGGCCGTGACCGCTTTATAGACGACAAGCAGCGGTCCCGTAAACAGGCCGCTTTGCTGCCCTCCGGCTACGACCAGCGTCTCCGGCCGTTCGAGCAGGTCAAGCGATTGCCTTACCGCTTCGTGGTTATTGTATTTTGCGTTATAGGCCCGCAGGACTTCCGTTAGCCTGCCGCGGTCAGCCCGGGCGCTTGCGCTTTCATCCAGCCAGGCGGCTCGCTGCCGCTTGCTGTGCGGTTTATGAAAATGACCGCCGTAGAAATGCGCCGCCGTCTCGTCGTTATCCATGAACCCGCGGGCGAGCGCCGGTCCGCCAGGCAGCGGCTCCGGTACAACATTCATCTCATGTAGCCTCCTGTTCTCAAACTTCTTAAATGATTGTATCCAAAGGAGCACGCCGCGTCAAAGCTCGTCCCCGAATTTCTTCATTAATATAAGAAGTGCAGTTTATGAATTCTTATATTTTAAAAAAACAAGGTTTCCGGCAGCTCCCTTAGAGCGGCCGGAAACCCCGGTGCTTTCATGCTTTTAACCTTTTGAACATGAGACTTCAACTGGACGGAGATTTAAGCGAATGCCTTGGCTACCCAGTGGCCTTTCGAAACCTCAACCAGCTTCGTCTCTTCTTCATTAGTCTTCTCGTCAGCCGCATAAATCGGGCTGGCAAGCTCGTCATGCATATGCAGCCGCTTCTTGTTGACCTCGATTTCCGGATCGGGAATCGGAATGGCCGACAGCAGCGTTTTCGTATACGGATGAAGCGGGTTGGCGTACAGCTCTTCACTTTCAGCCAGCTCGACCATTTTGCCCAAGTACATAACTGCTACACGGTCGCTGATATGCTTAACCATGGACAAATCATGCGCAATGAACAGATAAGTCAGACCCAGACGGTTCTGAAGCTCTTTCAGAAGGTTGACGACCTGGGCCTGGATCGAAACGTCAAGCGCCGAGATCGGCTCGTCGCAGACGATGAATTTCGGATTGACCGCAAGGGCGCGGGCAATCCCGATCCGCTGGCGCTGGCCGCCGGAGAATTCATGCGGATACCGGGTCGCATGGTCATGATTAAGGCCGACCATGTCGAGCAGCTCTTCGATCCGTTTTTTCCGTTCCGCGCGGCTTCCGGCCATGTTATGAATGTCCAGCGCTTCGCCGATGATGTCCTGTACCGTAAAGCGCGGGTTGAGCGACGCATACGGGTCCTGGAAAATCATCTGCATGTCGCGGCGCATGGCTTTCATTTTGCCGGGAGACAGATTGTAAATATCCGTGCCGTTAAACTTGACGCTTCCTGCAGTCGGTTCGTACAAACGCAGGACCGTACGGCCTGCCGTCGTCTTGCCGCAGCCGGACTCGCCAACCATACCCAGTGTCTCGCCTTCCCGAATCGAGAAGCTGATGTTATCAACCGCTTTGAGCACTTTTCCTTTGCCTACATTGAAATATTTCTTAAGGCCATCGACCTCAATCAATTGCTTGCTCAAGAGCGTTGCACCTCCTTGGCCATCGCATGCAGATTCCAGCAGCGCGCGGAATGCGTGTCGCTGAATTCCGTAGCGTCCGGATCAATTCTTTCACAGATCGCCATCGCTTCGCTGCAGCGCGCGGTGAACGGGCAGCCGATCGGCGGTTTAATCAGATCGGGCGGCGTGCCGACGATCGGAATCAGAGGCTCGCCTTTCTTTTGATCCAGACGCGGCATCGAACGAAGAAGACCCTTCGTGTACGGATGCTGCGGATTTTTAAAGATTTCCCATCTTGTACCCGTCTCTACCACTTCACCCGCATACATGACGATAACCCGGTCGCACATGCCTGCGACAACGCCGAGGTCATGCGTGATCAGAATAATGGAGGTGCCGAGCTTTTGCTGCATATCCTTCATAACGTCCATGATCTGAGCCTGGATCGTCACGTCGAGAGCCGTTGTCGGCTCGTCCGCAATGAGCAGCGCCGGACGGCAGGCAAGCGCAATCGCGATCATGACACGCTGGCGCATACCGCCGGAAAATTCATGGGGATATTGATAAAAGCGGGCCTCGGCATTCTTGATGCCGACAAGCTTCAACATATCGATGCCTTGCTTGGTAGCTTCGGCCGCTGACATTTTCTGATGTTTGATCAATACTTCCGTGATTTGCTTGCCTACTTTAATCGTAGGATTCAGTGAGGTCATCGGGTCTTGAAATATCATGCCAATGTCTTTGCCGCGAATAGCTTCCATTTCTTTCATGCTCTTCTTCAGAAGATCTTGTCCCTGGAAAATAATTTCGCCCTTCTTCACTTTGGACG
This region of Paenibacillus sp. URB8-2 genomic DNA includes:
- a CDS encoding penicillin-binding transpeptidase domain-containing protein — its product is MIKRIKLRSLFIGGCITLFFLVLVGRVFWIQVLQGDFWQKRAADTWAHTTIIRAQRGQITDRNGSMLASDVPAYTVVVEPDVIQEQGIRDEVVEGLHGILNKPVSELEELIDAKDKDGNLYKNREVRNEGWKVDQEVADKITEFAKKLEKEHDIRETGVGWVKDQKRYYPKDSLAAHVLGYTDRDGKAVAGLEYFYDKLLKGTDGYLDYQSDGKGVKLPDAAETYKPVVNGDKLRLTIDSTIQYYIEDAMKEAYDEYQPKSMTVIAADPNTMEILGMANLPTFNPNEYWKTQDQGDFYNHAIKSIYEPGSTFKIVTLAGTVQEKLFDPNAKFQSGQIRIKGYSRPLHDIKRAGWGQITYLEGVKRSSNVAFVKLGYEMLGQDKLKQYIDNFGFDEKTGIDLPGEVKGRITPEWPVEFATLAYGHGKVQVTPIQQLAAVSAVANGGKLLKPHMVKEIADPNTGKVTVTKPEVVRQVISAETAKKTGSYLEQVVADQEIGTGRHAYIEGYRVAGKTGTAIKVEGQNYDNSKVLVSFIGYAPVNDPKIAVIVIIDEPNAEVGGGTAAAPVFKKIVSQSLEYMGVPKVYTEKDKKAGKAQTAAASVRKTPNLVGQNMKSAKEELIDQGFDFESVGGGPSVVSQYPAAGTALSSGQKVYLLSEQGDKPTIPDLRGESLRDALEVLTLLKVGIQVDGEGYVSKQQESVNNGKTKVSLTLKPDEQMGEESDTASAEAGDPSTQPTSELTSELTSDLNTGENAASSN
- the rsmH gene encoding 16S rRNA (cytosine(1402)-N(4))-methyltransferase RsmH, which translates into the protein MFHHITVLKEEATEGLRVREDGIYVDCTLGGAGHSALIASRLGSKGRLIALDQDDWALDNAREKLAAFGDKVILVKTNFRDLEEVLGSLQAVPQIDGVPQVDGILFDLGVSSPQFDEGERGFSYNHDAPLDMRMDRSAELTAAEIVNTWPEREIARVLFQYGEEKFSRRIAGKIVERRAVRPIESTGELADIIKEAIPAATRRTGGHPAKRSFQGLRIAVNDELGAFEEALHASVRCLAPGGRVSVITFHSLEDRICKQILNSYVGRCTCPPDFPLCVCGGKGQVKLINRKPLIPGEEELKLNPRARSAKLRIAEKL
- the mraZ gene encoding division/cell wall cluster transcriptional repressor MraZ, with protein sequence MFMGEYQHSIDDKGRIIIPAKFRELLGASFVATRGLDSCLFVYPMDEWGIMEQKLKSLPLMKSDARAFSRFFFSGATECQWDKQGRVTLPANLREYAKLDKECVILGVSNRVEIWNKELWEQYFGQSEASFNEIAEKLVDFNFDL
- a CDS encoding adenosylhomocysteinase produces the protein MSSLSRQKSIVADMSLAPEGHLKIDWVRQHMPVLNRIREQFEAEQPFKGLKVSITLHLEAKTAYLAKVVQAGGAEVTITGSNPLSTQDDVCAALVEDGITVFAKYNPTPEEFKALNIKALESKPDLIIDDGGDFATLLHSERPDLMENIRGGAEETTTGIIRLKALQKQGILKFPMVAVNDAYCKHLFDNRYGTGQSAWDGIIRTTNLMVAGKTVVVVGYGWCGKGVAMRAKGLGANVVVTEVDAIKAVEAHMDGFHVMPMVEAAKLGDFFVTVTGNRYVIRGEHFDVMKDGAIMCNAGHFDVEVNKPELAERAAVQRVVRKNIEEYQLKDGRKLYLLAEGRLVNLGAADGHPAEIMDMTFALQALSLKYVNDSYREIGVKVENVPYELDEQVARYKLESMGLGIDSLTPEQVAYLDSWNLND
- the bshC gene encoding bacillithiol biosynthesis cysteine-adding enzyme BshC — encoded protein: MNVVPEPLPGGPALARGFMDNDETAAHFYGGHFHKPHSKRQRAAWLDESASARADRGRLTEVLRAYNAKYNNHEAVRQSLDLLERPETLVVAGGQQSGLFTGPLLVVYKAVTAILAAKDASRELDRPVVPLFWIAGEDHDWDEVNHTYLLNRSVEVTKLKIEAPETGRSSVSHIEVGQEHWGQSLQQLEELLQESEFKAEMMELIRTAARKSSMSAAFAEIMGSLFGKFGLVLLDSADPALRRLEQPFFRSLIENNEVLEAAYHKTAADIKDAGFQLQADVAEGGANLFYIHEGARLLLIKKDGVFTDRKGTVSFSREELLDLLDRHPERFSNNVLTRPLMQDYLLPVLATVLGQGEISYWGITGRAFGQMGLRMPLIIPRMSFTIIEGTLHKHLEKYGLTFGDVLEGLEEKKRRWLEAQDELELGRRFEETKAAFAAMYDPLIEQIGTVQAGLIKLGGSNKEKILDQISFLQSKVEDAMAKQSEAALRQWERIERSLMPLGRLQERVYNIMYYLNRYGLSWLDGLMEIPADYSGTHRIIYM
- a CDS encoding ABC transporter ATP-binding protein, whose product is MSKQLIEVDGLKKYFNVGKGKVLKAVDNISFSIREGETLGMVGESGCGKTTAGRTVLRLYEPTAGSVKFNGTDIYNLSPGKMKAMRRDMQMIFQDPYASLNPRFTVQDIIGEALDIHNMAGSRAERKKRIEELLDMVGLNHDHATRYPHEFSGGQRQRIGIARALAVNPKFIVCDEPISALDVSIQAQVVNLLKELQNRLGLTYLFIAHDLSMVKHISDRVAVMYLGKMVELAESEELYANPLHPYTKTLLSAIPIPDPEIEVNKKRLHMHDELASPIYAADEKTNEEETKLVEVSKGHWVAKAFA
- a CDS encoding ABC transporter ATP-binding protein; protein product: MDPILQVKDLHVSFFVKGGEVQAVRGMNFEIGKGETVAIVGESGSGKSVTAQSIMRLIPSPPSKVKKGEIIFQGQDLLKKSMKEMEAIRGKDIGMIFQDPMTSLNPTIKVGKQITEVLIKHQKMSAAEATKQGIDMLKLVGIKNAEARFYQYPHEFSGGMRQRVMIAIALACRPALLIADEPTTALDVTIQAQIMDVMKDMQQKLGTSIILITHDLGVVAGMCDRVIVMYAGEVVETGTRWEIFKNPQHPYTKGLLRSMPRLDQKKGEPLIPIVGTPPDLIKPPIGCPFTARCSEAMAICERIDPDATEFSDTHSARCWNLHAMAKEVQRS